GGAGTTACATTTTGTTGCTTGTTCTATTCGGGTTTGGTTAcctagaccacctcaagtttgagtaatagaatggccttttaacattaaaaaaaaaaaaacaaacgttGTCACCTACAACTAAAACAATGTTGGTTATCTACGAATAGAAGaacaatacaaaattaaattatttttatactaatCAAAGACACGGCTCTGTTTATAGTATGTCTTCAAATAATAATGGATAAATAATAATGTGTTTATTTGATGGGCTTAATCTATCAAATAGTAACGAAAGACAAATGTTTTTCATTACATTTTTCTTCATCTATTacttattcatatatatatatatatatattgtgtttatTTGATGGGCCTAATCTATAaacgaaaatattatttatgggATAAATAAGAGATTTTAAATAGCTATAATTTGATATTAGATGGACCAAATGTGTAATATGTTTTCACAAAAAATGTAACCTATATAAATCCCTACAAAATTGTGGTATATATAATCATTACTACATAActttttatagaaatttattAATCCTAATGGTTAATATGAAATTTCTAAAGCACAATTAAGCATGTATATTTCTCAATAATACACTTTGATAACTACAATGTTAGAAAATGTAATGAAActcaaaattaataattagattaaacaaattttatttggttaaaattattataaattgtgTTTGATTGAACTAAATTATTTGTATAATCAAATGTTAACCAACATAAAATTTCAACAAAATCACCTccttaatttaagaaaaataataacaaaattaatcttTAAGTCAAATCACTAAATTACCATATATTAACGCTGGGTAAAAACTCCGAATccgaagaaacaaacaaaatccgATTTGAATAGTACCGAACCCAAATgtaaattgtttaaattttcaaatgggtTCAAAAACTGAATCTGACCCAAACCAAAGTATTTTAACAAATCACCTccttaatttaagaaaaataatagcaCAATAAATCCTTAAGTCAAAACACTAAGTTAATACATATTAGTGCTGGGAAAATTCACCGAATCCAAAGAAGCGAACCAAATgtgattcaaaaatatgaagatAAGATCCAGTTCtctagtttatatatatgtgcACTTTGAAAGAATGCAGCAGGttcttgaaatatctattggtAGATTTTTGTAGAGATTCAGATTGTTCTAGCTTTTTGGCTATGGATGTCTTACTAAATTGTGGCCGCCTAGCCGATTTTTCTGCCGCCTGCACGCTACACGGTTGATGAACGTGGCGATTATCATCAATTTGGCTGTGTTGAATAGTATCACGCGTAATCTGCGCCTAGagaataaaataagaaaaacgcGGCTTATAATTTTTGGAAGCCGattaatcaaaatctaaaaatttctATGTCTGCTCATTTCTTCTGTTTAGCTGGTGCTGTCGTCGTCTTCGTTTCTAAACAGTGGTCCCATCGTGTTTCTGGAATATTCTCTAGCTTAAACAGCCAATCTCTCTGTATCTGCATAGTTGCTTTAAAGGATCTTTTACTTCTTGTAGTTTCAACAGCTGGAGTATTGCTTAAATGTAATTTACACTAATAAGCTCTTCAAAAGCTGTGTTCATGTGTTTGGATAGATAGAACATCAACCGTTtatgaaaaatatcaaaagaaattgataaaatattatgaaaaaataaaaataatggttgacgtcaaaaaaataaaatacataactCATAGTAAGATTTTTAGGAAGATGACAGGGAAAATGACTTCCGTGTCCTTCTCTATGTTTAAATGaaagatatatatgataaataatgaTCTTTCCATTTTTCCTTCGAACCCATGAACTATAGGAATGACAAAAACAGTAGCAAACCATTACACTACGTAGTTTATTGGTATTCCTATTAAAAAGAAggtatatattcatatatagcTATAAAAGTGCTAAAACTAAGTCCCGATTAATTTCCGTGTAATCTCCGATTAATTGATTCGGCGCTAGGTCCGGGTCGAGCGTTACGCCTAGCGTAACTTTGAACAAGGATTATGTTATTACACGTTGGATAGGCTGTGTGTCTTTGAGAGTCTCCCCTCATTTCCAGATATTTCATGTAACAAATATGGCAAGACTAAAGAAAATTGGACTAGCCCATGACACTTTTTTTTGTGCAGGCCTATTTTCATTGGCCCATTACAATTACTGCGATAATCAAGAGATGGGAATGTTGACGAGTCATAGACCTTTGTCTACGCATGGGAAAGGGATGGGGAGTGTGAATGTGCCATGAGCTCCTGACGTTCTAGGGTGTTGGATCTCCATTGCCTATGGTCATTCACTTTATCCCCCAATCTTAGTTTTGCATAGTGTGGTCCTCTCATTTCTTTTGGCTTGCCATGCTTGTGCATTAAGAGAAGCTTGTTGTTTTGTCTGCCAATTTATATCTCAAAAGGAAACAAGTAGTACACAAGCTTCTGGAGAATCATGTCATGGGGACTTCGGTAGCAGAACATTTATTGACTTAAATGCCACCCACAAAGTTGGTCTAACCTCAGCATGTGAACCTATTCAAGTTTGTTCTTTCTTATTCCAATTCTCTTAGATTCTCTCCTTGTCCTACTTCTTAATAATGTTAAGGAACATGTTATGTGTCTTTGTATTAGAAACTTGAAGGATGAAGATACAGTGTGAAGTGTGTGAAAAAGCTGAAGCAGAAGTACTTTGCTGTTCAGATGAAGCTGCTCTTTGCAAGCCATGTGACATTACGGTTCATGAAGCTAATAAACTTTTCCAGAGGCATCACCGAGTTCCTCTACAGAAACCTTCATCCACCACATCATCTACAGCTCCTCTATGTGATATTTGCAAGGTTTGTTTCCATCATCTCTGTTAACACTCGCAGAGGTGTTTTACCAATTGACTCGAACACATATAAATATGTAGGAGAGAAAAGGGTACTTCTTCTGCTTAGATGACAGAGCATTGCTCTGTAATGACTGTGATGGAGCCATTCACATTTGCAACTCCCACCAAAGATTTCTACTTTCTGGAGTCCAAGCTTCTGATCAGTCTTTGACTAAAAGCTCCGGATGCAGCACTAATCTTAGCTCCGAAACTTACCAGATTCAGTCAAAAGCTTCTTTGAATAGTCAATATTCCAGTGAGGAGAATGAAGCCGGAAACTCAGGTGAGACAGACAAGACTCCTTCTGTCATCTTAAGTCCTTAAAGATACACAAAATCATGGATGGTCCATTCATGTTTGTAGACTAAGTGACAAACTACTGGATATTGATGTCTAATAATAACAGTTTATGTAATGAAGTCTATATAGGTACATAGTTATAcatatgttatatgcatatattatTCCATTGAGTAATCATATTTGTGGTTTATCCGAGCAAATATAAAACATGACTTCAAACTTAAAtggaaaatcatattttaaatcttgAAAGTGACACACAAacgtattttaaattttgaacttTCAAATTATCACTTGTAACCGTCAAACAAACAACATTAACATATCAaacttgaaattttattttacactaaaaatttttttattttcctgcATTTCGCTCAATCATTGAGTCTATTATGTTATTTAGAACATGTGGTTCCAGAGAGAAACCAGGTGGCTGCGCTCATTGCGACCAGTGTCACTAGAGATCACCGGTATCAATCTTATGTTGCTAGGGGTGGCCCCTTTTGGCTTCAATCCATAATCAACAAGGAGGCAACAGGGGTTTGAGGCTTTGAATAGGCTCCTTTTCCTTTTGTAACATCTCTGTGTATGCAGGAGTACCTATTGGTATCTCTATTCTTGCTCTCCTTTTCAGTTTCGACTTTATTCTTCCTCCCAATCCTCTAGTTTGAGGTGTGTGTTTGTTTTTGGAGGTTTTGTTCTTTTGAATTATTAATACAATCAgcgtcaaaaaaaaagaactgaaGTTGTGGAGATATGACTACATAAATAGCAAAGACATCAAACTTTTTACAGTAAAAATTCGAttcaattaaattattatttgtaatttatttttattaaatttctaaattaaaaataaaacgtaACAAAACTATGAttataaatttagatttttttattaaaaattttaaactacaaaactaacaaaaatatattaaatatttgattttaaatattttttggaaaacataagatttcactatataaaatcagaatatatatatatatatatatatatatatatatatataataaaaatcatatcAAGAATTCAAAccataagaaatatatagttAGATTTGTAAttataatgaacaaaaaatcTTTTTCCATGCAAATTTGCAAAAGAATTGTGAGACACAAATTAACCTTGCAAATTTTCTAGGTAAATGGTGAATGTGGACATGGTGAACGTGGATGCCATCCTAAGTCTCTCGCAAATTTGCTAGAAAATTAGGTGCCCCTAAATATTTTCATCGCAAATCCCTCGTACAATTACAATAGAATTGCGAGAAAGTTGTTTAAGTGTCTCATAATTCCCTAGAAAATTTGAGAGAAGTTTGGGTGATAACTTTTTAAATGCttagaaaatgaaatttatttgccagaaatttataaattacatatataaaataaaaaataaatactaataaaattataatttaaaatatatattttaatagaaataaattaaaataaagtaaaagaagTTTTAAATTCATTACAAACACATTAAAATAAACAGAAGTTATAAAATAAGATAGAAAAAAAAGTAACTTCTTCAGAATCGTTGTTGCGGCTTGAGAGTGTTCCTAGAAAGCAACAATAGAGGTCTGAAGAATTGTTGCCACGGTCAAATCTTTTGTAGCCAGATAATAACAGACATCGCAACTTCTCGATCTTATCATCATGACTCTCAACCGAGCATCATGGCTTTCGAGCCGACTGTTTTGTGCACAAATCAAATGACCTCATTCCTCGATGATCATCTTCAACTTCAGAAACGTCAGAACAAAAAGAAGCGGGAGTGGATGCTAAAGATTTGCTTATGAAACCTACTTCGTACATTCGTCACTTTTTAAAGagagtaaactatataataaaattcaaaattttaaatttaaattgatttaaaaatttaacattgAGAAATAAAATTCATTGTAACATGATGAATCTGGTTCCATCAAGACTGAGGAAGAAATGAAGGTTCACATTTGATAAACGTTGGTGCACTAAACCAAAAGTCGTGGAAGTGGTTTGTAAGGGTTGGAATGTTAATTATAGAGGGAACATAGGCTCTGTTTCCGTAAGAATTAAGTCATGTCGCAAAGAAATGTCGTACTGGAAGAAAACAGTGAATGTAAAATCAAGTGAACCAATCCGGAAGCTGTGTCAAACTCTAGAGATTGAGGGGCAGAAACAGTATCCAGACTTGCAGCTGCTGGCTGCTCTGAGAATGGAGCTTGAGAAGGCTTGTCAAGAAGAGGAGTCCTTTTGGAAGCAGAAATGTAAAAACACATGGCTGCAGGTTGGGGATAAAAATACCAGTCTTTCATGGCTGGGTGAAAACGAGGAGAATGAAAAACAGAATTCAGTCGCTTTTGGATGGCACGGGGGTTAAacattttgatgaagatcacaAAGGAGAGATCTCGGTGCAGTACTTCCAAGATCTTTTTCATTCCTCTGGCTCTCAAAGTGCAGACCTGTTGCTTGAAGGAATGCAAACAAG
The nucleotide sequence above comes from Brassica napus cultivar Da-Ae chromosome A9, Da-Ae, whole genome shotgun sequence. Encoded proteins:
- the LOC106359689 gene encoding B-box zinc finger protein 23 isoform X1 translates to MKIQCEVCEKAEAEVLCCSDEAALCKPCDITVHEANKLFQRHHRVPLQKPSSTTSSTAPLCDICKERKGYFFCLDDRALLCNDCDGAIHICNSHQRFLLSGVQASDQSLTKSSGCSTNLSSETYQIQSKASLNSQYSSEENEAGNSEHVVPERNQVAALIATSVTRDHRYQSYVARGGPFWLQSIINKEATGV
- the LOC106359689 gene encoding B-box zinc finger protein 23 isoform X2, producing the protein MKIQCEVCEKAEAEVLCCSDEAALCKPCDITVHEANKLFQRHHRVPLQKPSSTTSSTAPLCDICKERKGYFFCLDDRALLCNDCDGAIHICNSHQRFLLSGVQASDQSLTKSSGCSTNLSSETYQIQSKASLNSQYSSEENEAGNSGETDKTPSVILSP